A portion of the Ralstonia nicotianae genome contains these proteins:
- a CDS encoding MarR family winged helix-turn-helix transcriptional regulator, protein MSRPRKTALAARATGHHKVVQALGDARIGLEARAHVDDHMDVKIWLRLLACSTQIEQQIRQRLRARFNTTLPRFDYLAQLERHPDGLRMSVLSRYLMVTGGNVTGLTDQLEKEGLVKREADPDDRRSFRVRLTPAGRGHFATMAAEHERWLIGMFDGLGAANKDALYAQLGSLRVHLARRETELSEPDALDEPVSSTRSRP, encoded by the coding sequence GTGAGCCGGCCCCGCAAGACCGCCCTGGCCGCGCGCGCCACCGGCCACCACAAGGTGGTGCAGGCCCTCGGCGATGCGCGCATCGGCCTGGAGGCCCGCGCCCACGTCGACGACCACATGGACGTGAAGATCTGGCTGCGCCTGCTGGCCTGCAGCACGCAGATCGAACAGCAGATCCGCCAGCGCCTGCGCGCGCGCTTCAACACCACGCTGCCGCGCTTCGACTACCTGGCCCAGCTCGAGCGCCATCCGGACGGCCTGCGCATGAGCGTGCTGTCGCGCTACCTGATGGTGACCGGCGGCAACGTGACCGGCCTGACCGACCAGCTGGAGAAGGAGGGGCTTGTCAAACGCGAGGCGGATCCGGATGATCGCCGCTCTTTTCGCGTGCGGCTGACCCCGGCGGGCCGCGGCCATTTCGCCACGATGGCCGCCGAGCACGAGCGCTGGCTGATCGGGATGTTCGACGGCCTGGGCGCCGCGAACAAGGACGCGCTGTATGCGCAGCTGGGCAGCCTGCGCGTGCACCTGGCGCGGCGCGAGACCGAACTGAGCGAGCCCGACGCCCTCGACGAACCCGTTTCTTCAACCCGATCCCGACCATGA
- a CDS encoding enoyl-CoA hydratase family protein yields the protein MTDCIDPALLAGNRRPLAGYQATHFLWRVQGSVATVTLNRPERKNPLTFDSYAELRDLFHQLKWADDVKAVVLAGAGDNFCSGGDVHEIIGPLVQLKAPELLMFTRMTGELVKAMRACPQPIVAAVDGVCAGAGAILAMASDLRLGTARSKTAFLFNRVGLAGCDMGACAMLPRIIGQGRASELLYTGRAMRGEEGERWGFFNRLCEPAEVLGEAQALAADLAAGPTFANGITKTMLHQEWTMTIEQALEAEAHAQALCMLTEDFSRAYHAFVARQTPVFEGN from the coding sequence ATGACCGACTGCATCGACCCGGCCCTGCTGGCCGGCAACCGCCGCCCGCTGGCGGGCTACCAGGCCACGCACTTCCTGTGGCGCGTGCAGGGCAGCGTGGCCACCGTCACGCTCAACCGGCCCGAGCGCAAGAACCCGCTGACCTTCGATTCGTACGCCGAGCTGCGCGACCTGTTCCACCAGCTCAAGTGGGCGGACGACGTCAAGGCCGTCGTGCTGGCCGGCGCCGGCGACAACTTCTGCTCCGGCGGCGACGTGCACGAGATCATCGGCCCGCTGGTGCAACTCAAGGCGCCCGAACTGCTGATGTTCACGCGCATGACCGGCGAGCTCGTCAAGGCCATGCGCGCCTGCCCGCAGCCCATCGTCGCCGCCGTGGACGGCGTGTGCGCGGGCGCGGGCGCGATCCTGGCGATGGCCTCCGACCTGCGCCTGGGCACCGCGCGCAGCAAGACGGCATTCCTCTTCAACCGCGTCGGCCTGGCCGGCTGCGACATGGGCGCGTGCGCGATGCTGCCGCGCATCATCGGCCAGGGCCGCGCGAGCGAGCTGCTCTACACCGGCCGCGCCATGCGCGGCGAGGAGGGCGAGCGCTGGGGCTTCTTCAACCGCCTGTGCGAGCCGGCCGAGGTGCTGGGCGAGGCGCAGGCGCTGGCCGCCGACCTGGCCGCCGGCCCGACCTTCGCCAACGGCATCACCAAGACCATGCTGCACCAGGAATGGACCATGACGATCGAGCAGGCGCTGGAGGCCGAAGCCCACGCCCAGGCGCTCTGCATGCTGACCGAGGATTTCTCGCGCGCGTACCACGCGTTCGTCGCCAGGCAGACACCGGTGTTCGAGGGCAACTGA
- a CDS encoding acyl-CoA dehydrogenase family protein, whose protein sequence is MSDLDYLQWPFFDDRHRGLAAELDAWAAEHIPHGHGADVDAECRALVRLLGQAGWLRHAVGGTAHGGAAEAIDTRAICLIRETLARHSGLADFAFAMQGLGSGAISLHGTPAQRARYLAKVARGEAIAAFALSEPEAGSDVAAMACAARADGDSYVLDGEKTWISNGGIADFYVVFARTGEAPGARGISAFIVEAGTPGFEIAERIDVIAPHPLARLRFTDCRIPAGQRVGAAGEGFKVAMRTLDVFRTSVAAAALGFARRALDEALARATTRKMFNGVLADFQLTQAKLAQMATAIDSAALLTYRAAWQRDQGRSVTREAAMAKMTATENAQQVIDAAVQMWGGLGVVSEQPVERLYREIRALRIYEGATEVQQLIIARDLLRHAAQGTAPAAAATAS, encoded by the coding sequence ATGAGCGACCTGGACTACCTGCAGTGGCCCTTCTTCGATGACCGGCATCGCGGCCTGGCGGCCGAGCTCGATGCCTGGGCAGCCGAACACATTCCGCACGGCCACGGCGCCGACGTCGATGCCGAATGCCGCGCGCTGGTGCGCCTGCTCGGCCAGGCCGGCTGGCTGCGCCACGCGGTGGGCGGCACCGCGCATGGCGGCGCCGCCGAGGCCATCGACACGCGCGCCATCTGCCTGATCCGCGAGACGCTGGCGCGCCACTCGGGCCTGGCCGATTTCGCGTTCGCGATGCAGGGGCTGGGCTCCGGCGCGATCTCGCTGCACGGCACGCCGGCGCAGCGCGCGCGCTACCTGGCGAAGGTGGCGCGCGGCGAGGCCATCGCCGCGTTCGCGCTGTCCGAGCCCGAGGCCGGCTCCGACGTGGCCGCCATGGCGTGCGCCGCGCGCGCGGACGGCGACAGCTACGTGCTCGACGGCGAGAAGACGTGGATCTCCAACGGCGGCATCGCCGATTTCTACGTCGTCTTCGCCCGCACCGGCGAGGCGCCGGGCGCGCGCGGCATCAGCGCGTTCATCGTCGAGGCGGGCACGCCGGGCTTCGAGATCGCCGAGCGCATCGACGTGATCGCGCCGCATCCGCTGGCGCGCCTGCGCTTCACCGATTGCCGCATCCCGGCCGGCCAGCGCGTGGGCGCGGCCGGCGAGGGCTTCAAGGTGGCGATGCGCACGCTGGACGTGTTCCGCACCTCGGTGGCCGCCGCCGCGCTCGGCTTCGCGCGCCGCGCGCTGGACGAAGCGCTGGCGCGCGCCACCACCCGCAAGATGTTCAACGGCGTGCTGGCCGACTTCCAGCTCACGCAGGCCAAGCTCGCGCAGATGGCCACCGCCATCGACAGCGCCGCGCTGCTGACCTACCGCGCCGCGTGGCAGCGCGACCAGGGCCGCAGCGTCACGCGCGAGGCCGCCATGGCCAAGATGACCGCCACCGAGAACGCCCAGCAGGTGATCGACGCCGCCGTGCAGATGTGGGGCGGCCTGGGCGTGGTCAGCGAGCAGCCGGTCGAGCGCCTGTACCGCGAGATCCGCGCGCTGCGCATCTACGAAGGCGCGACCGAGGTGCAGCAGCTCATCATCGCGCGCGACCTGCTGCGCCATGCGGCCCAGGGCACGGCCCCGGCTGCGGCCGCCACCGCGTCTTGA
- a CDS encoding AMP-binding protein yields MPSAHLDTFARDRLPPPALQPVYRFDLPALRFPPQLNCATELLDRRVAGGEGDRLCIQAPGGLRWRYADLLEHANRLANVLVRDMGVVPGNRVLLRAPNNPMLAACWFAVMKVGAIAVTTMPLLRAKELGQILAKGEIGFALCDARLADELRAAADQVAMPVRIRCFNDASPDGLEVAMARQSATFTNVDTAADDTCLLAFTSGTTGVPKATMHFHRDVMAICACWPPHVLRPRPDDIFIGSPPMAFTFGLGGLLLFPMSVGASTVLLEKASPNDLVDGIRAFGATVLFTAPTTYRSIAARGDELRATPLRRCVSAGEALPAATRARWKQATGIELIDGIGATEMLHIFISAADGDVRPGATGKPVPGYVARVVDEHGNTVPPGTVGRLAVQGPTGCRYLADERQRNYVKDGWNLTGDAYVMDEDGYFHYHSRTDDMIVSSGYNIASPEVEDALMQHPAVAECGVIGVPDAERGQIVKAFVVLHPGHEPGPAMVKALQDFVKQTVAPYKYPRAIEFCTSLPRSEVGKLLRYRLREGKPS; encoded by the coding sequence ATGCCCAGCGCCCACCTCGACACCTTCGCCCGCGACCGCCTGCCGCCGCCGGCGCTCCAGCCGGTCTACCGCTTCGATCTGCCGGCGCTGCGGTTCCCGCCCCAGCTCAATTGCGCGACTGAACTGCTGGACCGGCGCGTTGCCGGCGGCGAGGGCGACCGCCTGTGCATCCAGGCGCCGGGCGGCTTGCGCTGGCGCTACGCCGATCTGCTCGAACATGCCAACCGCTTGGCCAACGTGCTCGTCCGGGACATGGGCGTGGTGCCCGGCAACCGCGTGCTGCTGCGCGCGCCCAACAACCCGATGCTGGCGGCCTGCTGGTTCGCGGTGATGAAGGTGGGCGCGATCGCCGTGACCACCATGCCGCTGCTGCGCGCCAAGGAGCTCGGGCAGATCCTGGCCAAGGGCGAGATCGGCTTCGCCCTGTGCGATGCGCGGCTGGCCGACGAGCTGCGCGCCGCCGCCGATCAGGTGGCCATGCCGGTGCGCATCCGCTGCTTCAACGACGCCTCGCCCGACGGCCTGGAAGTGGCGATGGCGCGCCAGAGCGCCACCTTTACCAACGTCGACACGGCGGCCGACGACACCTGCCTGCTGGCCTTCACCTCGGGCACCACCGGCGTGCCCAAGGCGACCATGCACTTCCACCGCGACGTGATGGCGATCTGCGCCTGCTGGCCGCCGCACGTGCTGCGCCCGCGTCCGGACGACATCTTCATCGGCAGCCCGCCGATGGCGTTCACCTTCGGGCTGGGCGGCCTGCTGCTGTTTCCGATGAGCGTGGGGGCGTCGACGGTGCTGCTGGAGAAGGCTTCGCCCAACGACCTGGTGGACGGCATCCGCGCTTTCGGCGCCACTGTGCTGTTCACCGCGCCGACCACCTACCGCAGCATCGCCGCGCGCGGGGACGAGCTGCGCGCCACGCCGCTGCGCCGCTGCGTCTCCGCCGGCGAGGCGCTGCCCGCCGCCACACGCGCGCGGTGGAAGCAGGCCACCGGCATCGAACTGATCGACGGCATTGGCGCGACCGAGATGCTGCATATCTTCATCTCCGCCGCCGACGGCGACGTGCGCCCCGGCGCCACCGGCAAGCCGGTGCCCGGCTATGTCGCCCGCGTGGTGGATGAGCACGGCAACACGGTGCCACCCGGCACGGTCGGCCGGCTCGCGGTGCAGGGCCCGACCGGCTGCCGCTACCTGGCCGACGAGCGTCAGCGCAACTACGTGAAAGACGGCTGGAACCTGACCGGCGACGCCTACGTGATGGACGAGGACGGCTATTTCCACTACCACTCGCGCACCGACGACATGATCGTCTCGTCGGGCTACAACATCGCCTCGCCCGAGGTGGAGGACGCGCTGATGCAGCATCCGGCCGTGGCCGAGTGCGGTGTGATCGGCGTGCCGGACGCGGAGCGCGGACAGATCGTCAAGGCTTTCGTCGTGCTGCACCCGGGCCACGAACCCGGGCCGGCGATGGTCAAGGCGCTGCAGGACTTCGTCAAGCAGACCGTGGCCCCGTACAAGTACCCGCGCGCCATCGAGTTCTGCACGAGCCTGCCGCGCAGCGAAGTCGGCAAGCTGCTGCGCTATCGGCTGCGCGAGGGCAAGCCGTCATGA
- a CDS encoding acyl-CoA thioesterase: MTAHFERAARIRFGHCDPAGIVYFPQYLVLFNGLVEDWFTDGLGISYADMLGPRRIGLPIVKLHCEFSAISRMGDDVQLKLRLERLGNASLSLALDCWAGEQQRVRSQQVLVFTDLNTHRAIAVPPDVRQALAACA, encoded by the coding sequence ATGACGGCGCACTTCGAGCGCGCCGCGCGCATCCGCTTCGGCCACTGCGATCCGGCCGGCATCGTGTATTTCCCGCAATACCTGGTGCTGTTCAACGGCTTGGTCGAGGATTGGTTTACCGACGGCCTGGGCATCTCGTACGCCGACATGCTCGGCCCGCGCCGCATCGGGCTGCCGATCGTCAAGCTGCACTGCGAATTCAGCGCCATCAGCCGCATGGGCGATGACGTGCAGCTCAAGCTGCGGCTGGAGCGGCTGGGCAATGCGTCGCTATCGCTGGCCCTGGACTGCTGGGCCGGCGAGCAGCAACGCGTGCGCTCGCAGCAGGTGCTGGTGTTCACCGATCTCAATACGCATCGTGCCATTGCGGTGCCGCCGGATGTGCGGCAGGCGCTGGCCGCGTGCGCCTGA
- a CDS encoding RidA family protein: protein MQVLLPPGWPRPKGYANGVSARGRMIFVAGMIGWDAQGVFHTDDLAGQVRQALRNIVEVLAEGGAEPGHIVRMTWYVTDKQAYIAAYAEIGQAFRELIGSFSIAMTAVEVSALVEDRAKVEIEVTAVVPD from the coding sequence ATGCAGGTGCTTCTTCCTCCCGGCTGGCCGCGCCCGAAGGGCTATGCCAACGGCGTGTCCGCGCGCGGACGCATGATTTTCGTGGCCGGCATGATCGGCTGGGACGCGCAAGGCGTGTTCCACACCGACGACCTGGCCGGCCAGGTGCGCCAGGCGCTGCGGAACATCGTCGAGGTCCTCGCCGAGGGCGGCGCCGAGCCCGGGCACATCGTGCGCATGACCTGGTACGTGACCGACAAGCAGGCCTACATCGCAGCCTATGCGGAGATCGGCCAGGCCTTCCGCGAGCTGATCGGCAGCTTCAGCATCGCCATGACGGCGGTGGAAGTGTCGGCGCTGGTGGAGGACCGCGCCAAGGTGGAGATCGAGGTGACGGCGGTGGTGCCGGATTGA